A region from the Triticum aestivum cultivar Chinese Spring chromosome 3D, IWGSC CS RefSeq v2.1, whole genome shotgun sequence genome encodes:
- the LOC123075831 gene encoding uncharacterized protein, translating to MAETRRAHEVKSAEFRKNLLANPLTAEQLREREASAWEKYRNESWERARDNWIWPPFDAVTEIPCMRFTNENIKDPIYPRLVRTMETLQIVSVQVKEITGGLQWPLDVYGFVAVRDVMDRKRNMVFNREREDCQSINEQVGEN from the exons ATGGCGGAGACGAGACGAGCACATGAGGTGAAGTCGGCTGAATTCCGGAAGAACCTGCTCGCGAATCCTTTGACGGCCGAGCAGTTACGAGAACGCGAGGCATCCGCGTGGGAAAAGTACCGGAACGAGTCGTGGGAGAGGGCTCGCGATAACTGGATTTGGCCTCCCTTCGATGCCGTCA CGGAGATCCCTTGCATGCGCTTTACGAACGAAAATATCAAGGACCCTATTTATCCACGCCTTGTCCGCACCATGGAAACTCTGCAGATTGTTTCAGTCCAAGTGAAAGAAATAACCGGTGGGTtacagtggccattggatgtctatGGGTTTGTCGCAGTGCGTGATGTGATGGATCGCAAACGCAATATGGTTTTCAACCGTGAAAGGGAGGACTGCCAAAGTATCAATGAACAGGTTGGTGAAAACTGA